Proteins encoded in a region of the Sporocytophaga myxococcoides DSM 11118 genome:
- a CDS encoding TonB-dependent receptor, which produces MRNKIVVIVWFLSVFISFDLSAQDAKKDTISGDFINITFNEFVRRVESNTSFKFYYSSEAGDSINVNIEVSDKHINDVLALIFVNTKYFFAVDHRRNIFISEGAPVETFISGGIIERNDGESRPNEIIERAQKISGLIENKFLEIGRKGDSQSGKVTLYGKIYDGQTGNALGGVTLSVDGRNEGAVSDQSGVYSITLPQGTYTIRIRSLGMKETRRNVVLYSDGALDIGMEQELNYVDEIVVTGKENTVKSLEMGQEKVSIKTIKQTPTVFGEADVLRVIMTLPGVKTSGEASTGFNVRGGSADQNLILYNDAIIYNPSHLFGFFSAFNPDVVKNVELYKSSIPAKFGGRLSSVLDVATRTGNMNKFAGNGGLGILTGRLTIEGPIIKNKTSFILGGRSTYSNWLLSQLRNSTYSGSKASFYDLNLVVSHILSSKSELYLTGYVSQDKFNLKKTTLFDYNNNSIVLKWRYNYSDKLSTELTGSTSGYQYGITNTETSLNAYKLSFGINQMQLKGDVKYAISPKHNLTFGLSSLHYNIQPGKISPEGQESLVAQDKIQNEQALESAIYLGDQYQMSARLGFDFGVRFSLFNYLGPKDIHVYQDRLPRSVYSMSDTISYQGGKNIKTYLGPEFRLSGRYMITDNVSVKIGYNTLRQYIHMLSNTATISPTDIWKLSDPNIKPTTGDQISLGLYKNIRKNTIEASVELYRKRMKNYLDYRAGAKLIQNHHVETEVVSTEGNSYGAEFLVKKNNGKLNGWVSYTYSRIFLRMNDPSQGELVNNGKWYPANFDKPHDFTFVGNYKFSRRFSTSLNCTYSTGRPVTLPIATYNMAGGQRIVYGDRNQYRIPDYFRIDLSLNIEGNHKIKKLSHSSWTIAVYNLTGRKNVYSVYFTNDQGKIQGYKLSIFGQPIPTITYNFRF; this is translated from the coding sequence ATGAGAAACAAAATAGTTGTCATAGTTTGGTTCCTTAGTGTTTTTATTTCTTTTGACCTCTCCGCCCAGGATGCAAAGAAGGACACAATATCAGGAGATTTTATAAATATAACCTTTAATGAATTTGTAAGAAGGGTTGAGTCAAATACATCATTCAAATTTTATTATTCTTCTGAAGCAGGTGATAGTATAAATGTTAATATAGAAGTTTCGGATAAGCATATTAATGATGTGCTTGCTTTAATCTTTGTCAATACAAAATACTTTTTTGCAGTAGACCACAGACGTAATATATTTATCAGTGAAGGGGCTCCTGTCGAAACATTTATATCTGGAGGTATTATTGAGAGGAATGATGGGGAAAGCAGACCAAATGAAATAATAGAAAGAGCTCAGAAAATTTCCGGTCTGATTGAAAATAAATTTTTAGAGATTGGAAGAAAAGGAGATAGCCAATCCGGAAAGGTAACTCTTTATGGAAAGATTTATGATGGACAAACAGGCAATGCTTTAGGTGGGGTAACATTATCAGTAGATGGAAGAAATGAAGGTGCCGTGAGTGATCAATCAGGAGTCTACTCTATTACTCTTCCTCAAGGTACATATACGATCAGGATCAGAAGCCTCGGGATGAAGGAAACAAGGAGAAATGTGGTTTTATATTCTGATGGCGCCTTAGATATCGGAATGGAACAAGAACTGAATTATGTCGATGAAATCGTGGTAACAGGTAAAGAGAATACTGTGAAGAGCTTAGAGATGGGGCAGGAGAAGGTGAGTATAAAAACGATTAAACAAACTCCGACAGTTTTTGGTGAAGCGGATGTCCTGAGGGTGATAATGACGCTGCCAGGTGTTAAGACTTCAGGAGAGGCTAGTACTGGATTTAATGTCAGGGGAGGATCTGCTGATCAAAACCTTATTCTATACAATGATGCAATCATTTATAATCCATCTCATTTGTTTGGATTTTTCTCGGCATTTAATCCAGATGTGGTAAAAAATGTGGAGTTATACAAAAGTAGTATTCCTGCTAAGTTTGGAGGAAGGCTCTCTTCTGTTCTTGATGTTGCGACAAGAACAGGGAATATGAATAAGTTTGCGGGAAACGGTGGGCTTGGTATACTGACCGGAAGACTTACTATTGAAGGCCCCATTATTAAAAACAAGACATCATTTATTCTGGGTGGGAGATCTACTTATTCCAACTGGTTGCTGAGTCAGTTAAGAAACTCAACTTATTCTGGTAGCAAAGCTTCTTTTTATGATCTTAATCTTGTTGTAAGTCATATATTAAGTAGTAAAAGTGAATTATATCTTACAGGCTACGTCAGCCAGGATAAGTTTAATTTAAAAAAGACTACTCTGTTTGATTACAATAATAATAGTATTGTTTTGAAATGGAGGTATAACTATAGTGATAAATTATCCACAGAGCTTACAGGGAGCACCAGTGGATATCAATATGGCATAACTAATACGGAGACTTCACTGAATGCTTATAAGCTTTCTTTCGGCATAAATCAAATGCAGCTAAAGGGAGATGTGAAATATGCAATAAGTCCAAAACACAATTTAACCTTTGGACTTTCTTCTCTTCATTATAATATTCAGCCAGGAAAGATTTCCCCTGAAGGGCAGGAGTCTCTGGTTGCTCAGGATAAAATTCAAAATGAGCAGGCACTTGAAAGTGCCATATATCTCGGAGATCAGTACCAGATGAGCGCACGTCTTGGCTTTGATTTTGGTGTAAGATTTTCTCTGTTCAATTATTTAGGTCCAAAAGATATTCATGTATATCAGGACAGACTTCCAAGATCCGTGTATAGCATGTCAGATACAATTTCATATCAGGGAGGAAAAAATATAAAAACATATCTCGGACCTGAGTTCAGGCTTTCCGGAAGGTACATGATTACCGATAACGTTTCTGTAAAGATTGGTTATAATACATTGCGTCAATATATACACATGCTTTCCAATACAGCAACTATATCACCTACCGATATCTGGAAACTTTCTGATCCGAATATTAAACCTACTACAGGAGATCAGATTTCACTTGGTCTGTATAAGAATATCAGAAAGAATACAATAGAGGCGTCAGTCGAACTATATCGTAAACGTATGAAAAATTACCTGGATTATAGAGCTGGAGCGAAATTGATCCAAAATCATCACGTTGAAACAGAGGTTGTAAGTACTGAAGGAAATTCATATGGAGCAGAGTTTCTTGTTAAAAAGAATAATGGGAAATTAAACGGGTGGGTGAGTTATACTTATAGCAGAATATTCCTTCGCATGAATGATCCGTCACAAGGTGAATTAGTGAATAATGGGAAATGGTATCCCGCTAATTTTGATAAACCTCATGACTTTACATTCGTTGGAAATTACAAATTCTCCAGAAGATTTTCTACTTCATTGAATTGTACATATAGTACAGGCAGACCTGTTACGCTTCCTATCGCGACGTACAATATGGCAGGAGGACAAAGGATCGTTTATGGAGATAGAAATCAGTACAGAATTCCTGATTACTTCAGAATAGATCTTTCTTTGAATATTGAAGGAAATCACAAAATAAAGAAGCTTTCTCATAGCTCATGGACCATAGCTGTCTATAATTTGACAGGAAGGAAAAACGTATACTCGGTTTATTTTACTAATGATCAGGGTAAGATACAAGGCTATAAGCTTTCTATTTTTGGTCAGCCAATTCCTACAATTACTTACAATTT